A window of the Streptomyces sp. NBC_01351 genome harbors these coding sequences:
- a CDS encoding PhoH family protein, whose translation MTQTSTAHIPAPGQARAHFTVPAAHPMVSVLGSGDALLRVIEKAFPKADIHVRGNQVSAIGAAAEVALIQRLFDEMMLVLRTGQPMTEDAVERSIAMLKSSENGNGPDETPAEVLTQNILSSRGRTIRPKTLNQKRYVDAIDKNTIVFGIGPAGTGKTYLAMAKAVQALQSKQVSRIILTRPAVEAGERLGFLPGTLFDKIDPYLRPLYDALHDMLDPDSIPRLMAAGTIEVAPLAYMRGRTLNDAFVVLDEAQNTTAEQMKMFLTRLGFDSKIVVTGDVTQIDLPGGAKSGLREVQRILDGVPDIHFSRLTSEDVVRHKLVGRIVDAYEKYDDSQQQAPGGHQRK comes from the coding sequence ATGACTCAGACATCGACAGCCCACATCCCGGCGCCGGGGCAGGCGCGAGCCCACTTCACCGTTCCGGCCGCGCACCCGATGGTGAGCGTGCTCGGCTCGGGTGACGCCCTGTTGCGCGTGATCGAGAAGGCCTTCCCGAAGGCCGACATCCATGTTCGGGGCAATCAGGTCAGCGCGATCGGTGCGGCGGCGGAAGTCGCTCTGATCCAGCGCCTGTTCGACGAGATGATGCTGGTGCTCCGCACCGGGCAGCCGATGACGGAGGACGCAGTGGAACGCTCGATCGCCATGCTCAAGTCGAGTGAGAACGGCAACGGCCCGGACGAGACGCCCGCCGAGGTGCTCACCCAGAACATCCTCTCCAGCCGCGGCCGCACCATCCGTCCCAAGACCCTCAACCAGAAGCGGTACGTCGACGCGATCGACAAGAACACGATCGTCTTCGGCATCGGTCCCGCCGGTACCGGCAAGACCTACCTCGCCATGGCCAAGGCGGTGCAGGCCCTGCAGTCCAAGCAGGTCAGCCGGATCATCCTGACCCGGCCGGCCGTGGAGGCGGGGGAGCGGCTCGGCTTCCTGCCGGGCACCCTCTTCGACAAGATCGACCCGTACCTGCGGCCGCTCTACGACGCGCTGCACGACATGCTCGACCCCGATTCCATCCCGCGGCTCATGGCGGCGGGCACGATCGAGGTCGCGCCGCTGGCGTACATGCGCGGCCGGACCCTGAACGACGCCTTCGTCGTACTGGACGAGGCGCAGAACACGACCGCCGAGCAGATGAAGATGTTCCTGACCCGGCTCGGCTTCGACTCGAAGATCGTCGTCACCGGCGACGTCACGCAGATCGACCTGCCGGGCGGCGCCAAGAGCGGTCTGCGCGAGGTCCAGCGGATCCTCGACGGGGTACCGGACATCCACTTCTCGCGGCTCACGTCCGAGGATGTCGTCCGGCACAAGCTGGTCGGCCGTATCGTCGACGCGTACGAGAAGTACGACGACAGCCAGCAGCAGGCCCCCGGCGGCCATCAGCGGAAGTAG